ACCCTCACCCGAGTTTGATTGACCGCCTATTCTATTCATAGCCATAGCTATAGTCTCATGAGCTTCAGGAGAGATTGAACCAAGACTCATTGCAGCAGATGCAAAGCGTTTAAATATCTCTTCTTTTGGTTCGACTTCATCTATTGAAATCGATTTTCTATCCGATTTTAAGTCAAAGAAGTCACGGATAAACTTTAACCCGCGTTTATTTACAAGAGATTTTAACTCTTCAAAATCTTCTGTTTTTCCACTTTTAACACATTTATGTATTGCCTGTATAACAAGAGGTCCAAAATCATGATGTTCCGAACCGTGATAAAATTTATAAAATCCACCTATATTTAAAGGGAATATTTTAGAAAATCCGTTTTCGTTAAATGCTTCTTTATGAAATTTTTGAATACGATTATCTATATCATCATAACCAAGTCCGCTTAATGCACAATTTGAAGCTTCAAAACAATCTTTTACTATCTCTTCATTTAAGCCCATAACATCAAATAAACCAGAGTTTCTATAAGAAGCAATTGTTGCAATACCCATTTTAGACATTATTTTCAATAATCCGCCGTTTAACGCAGTATGGACGGATTTTAATGCCTCATGACAGTCCATATCCATAACTTTAGACTCATCTAACTTTTGAATGACCGTTGCAAAAAGTAAGTTTGGATATACGGCAGATGCACCGTAACCAAGAAGAACTGCAGCCGAGTGAGAATCAACTACCTCGCCGGTTACAGCAATCATAGACACAAGATGTCTAACTCCCGCTTCTAGCAGTGCTATATTTAAACGTCCCACAACCATAGCCATAGGGATAATCGCTTTTTCTTCACAAAACTCGTAATCATCTAAAATAACAATTCTTACTCCGTCATTTTTTACGGAATCTATAACATCTTTAACTAAAGATTCTAAAGATTTTTTTAAGTCGCTCTTATATGCAGTTGAAAAAGTTTTATTATTATAAAAAGATTGATATCGAGGAGATTTTTTATCACCGAAAGATTTCAATACTTCAAGTTTTTCACTTGTAATAATCGGCGAAATTGCTTTTAGTCTATGTGCATGAGACGGAATTTCGTCTAATATATTGTGAACTTCACCAAAACCGGTATTTAAACTCATAACAACTTTTTCACGAATAGGATCTATAGGCGGATTTGTTACTTGTGCAAATTTTTGTTTAAAATAATCGGTAAAATTTCTTTGCTTATTGGAAAAAGCAGCCAAAGGCGTATCGTCACCCATTGAACCGACTGCTTCTTTAGCATCTTTCATCATAGGTTCGACTACTTGTTCAATAACTTCTTGGGTTATATTGAAATATCTTTGACGATTGATTATATCTTTACTTTCAAAATCACACTGAGTATTGTATTGTTCTTCTACGTGTTCTTGAAGATATATCATATGTTCGTTTAACCACTTCATATATGGGTTAGAAGATTTTAAATAATTGTTAATATCATCATTTTTTAAAATCTTTCCATATTTTAAATCAAGTCCAAGCATCTCTCCAGACTGTAAACGTCCACGCTCTTTAATATTTTCTTCATCAATATCTATTACACCGTACTCAGATGCTATCAATAAAGTATCATCTTTTGTAATTATATATTTTGAAGGACGAAGTCCGTTTCTATCAAGCGTACAGCCGATATAACGACCATCCGTTACAGAGAATGCCGCAGGTCCGTCCCAAGCTTCAAACACAGTTGAGTGATACTCATAAAATGCACGAAGTTCAGGATCCATATGTGGAGCATTTTGCCAAGCCGAAGGGATAACACCGCGAACAGCTTTAAAAAAATCCATACCGTTTACAAGTAAAAATTCTAAAAAGTTATCGGCTGAAGCGGAATCTGAAGATTTTGGTTGCAATATCGGTAAAATTCTTTTAATCTCTTCATCCGTGAAAACTTCACTTTTGATAGATTCTGATTTTATCTTTACATTTATACGATTCCCCTCTACCGAGTTAATCTCACCATTATGAGCTACTGCACGGAATGGTTGGGCAAGTCTCCACTCAGGAAGAGTATTTGTCGAGAATCTTTGGTGAAAAAGTGAAAAAGAGATTTTAAATGTTTCATCTTGAAGATCTTTATAAAACTCTTTTATATGAGTAGGCATTACAAGCCCTTTATACGAAAGAACTTTTGAGCTCATAGATGCAATATAAAAATCTCTATTATTTTCTAGTTTATGTTCTGTTTCTTTACGAGATAAATATAAAAGGGCATCAAATCTTTCAGTTGCCATAATTGAATTAGGAATTATAAATACTTGAACGATATTCGGTAATGATGCTAAAGCCTGTTCCCCTAAAGCTTTTGTATCAACCGGAACATTTCTGCGAAGAACTACCTTTAAATCATTGTTTGTACATACTTCTTCTAAAATATCCAGTTCTTTTACATTTTTTGAAAACACCGATGCAACGGCAAACTGTTTTGGAAGTTCAATGGACTCTTTCGCAGCTTCCTTTCTTAAAAATTCTTCCGGCATTGATAGTAAAAGTCCACTACCGTCCCCTGTTTTTCCATCAGCTGCAACTGCTCCACGGTGCATCATACGCTCTAGTGCGGTAACTGCGTCGTTTAAAACTTTTGTTGAAGGTTTATTTTTGATATTGGCTATAAGACCAAAACCACAGTTATCTTTAAACGATCTTAATAAATCATGATGTTCAATCATTTTTACTCCTAAATTTTTAAATTTACCACTAAATTTTCATAAATTTAATCTCTTTTTAAAGAAACTTAGTCTATTTAGAGACAAAGTGGTTTATTATATCGGGTAAAGCTTTAAAGAAGCATTATATTGATAAAATTTTTTAAATATAATTATAATTTGAGAATAAAAGAAGCAAAAAAATGCAAGGTTTTATAATAAATCTTAACAAAGTAAAAGATGAAGACTTAATTGTCACAATAATATCAAAAAACTCTTTAGATACCCTTTATAGATTTTACGGTGCTAGACACGGTGTAATAAATCTAGGTTTTAAAATAGACTATGAAAAAGAAGGATCGGCAAAATCATCTATTGAGAGATTAAAAGACGTTATTCATATCGGATATAAATGGATAAACAATCATGAAAAACTTCGTCTTTGGCAAAATTTTTTGAGGTTATTTTATAAGCATCTAAAAGATGCGCACGAAATTGACGATTTTTATTTTAATCTCCTAGAGGACGCATCTCAAAATTGGGATAAACAAAGTTCAAAAAGAGTAGCAGTAGAGTCTTATGTGAAGCTTCTTGAATATGAAGGACGTTTGCACACAGAGATGGAATGTTTTTTATGTCATAATAAAATTGAGGGTGATATATCACTCATTCGTGCTTATCTTCCGACTCACAAAGAGTGTACACATACTTTACAAATATCTCAGCATGGACTTAAAGAGTTATATGAACATAAATCTAGCCTATTTTTAAGCAATAAAGAAGTAGATAGGCTTTGGCATATCTTACTTGAGGGTTTATGACAATCTATCTCTATAATCTTCATATCCAAACTCTTTAACCAATTCTACAGTTCCATCAAGCTTTTTTAAAACTAAAGACGGGAGTTTAATTCCGTTGAATGTAGTATTTTTTACAAACGTATAATGGATTTGATCTTCAAAAACAACCTTATCCCCAACTTTTAGAGGTTCATCAAAAGAATAATCACCCATAATATCGCCGGCAAGACATGTATTTCCGCCAAAGCGGTAGGTATATTTTTTCTCTCCTGCTATTCCTGCACCACGAACCTCTGCACGATATGGCATCGCAAGAGTGTCGGGCATATGTGCTTCTGCAGAAGTGTCAAGTATAGCTACATCCATACCGTTGTTAAAAGTATCAAGTACCGTGCTGACAAGGTATCCTACTTCCCAGCCTACGGCTTCTCCCGGTTCAAGATACACTTCAACATCATATTTTTCTCTAAAAGTTTTTATTATTCGAATAAGTTTTTCTACATCATAACCTTTTTTAGTTATGTGATGCCCTCCTCCAAAATTTATATATTTTAAACCTTTGAAATATTTTGAGAAGTTCTTCTCAAATGCTTCCAATACCTCTTCAAGTGCATCTACGTCCTGTTCGCAAAGGGCATGAAAATTAAGTCCGTCTATATGTTCTAAAACATCCTCGTTAAAATTTTCAAGAGTAGTCCCTAAACGACTATAAAGTCCACATGGGTTATATATGTCTTTTGGAGAAGCTGATACTTCAGGATTTATTCTGATAGATAAACTGACGTTTTTATTTATATCTTTTACTAATCGGACATACTTAAAAAGCTGACTTGGAGAGTTAAAAACGATATGGTCGGATATCTTTGCAATCTCTTTTATATCATCTTCACTGTATGCAGGCGAGTATGTATGAACTTCAGCTTTTTCATTATACTTTTTAAACTCTTCATATGCAAGTTTGGCTTCATGCAAACCACTTGAAGTACAACCCTTTAGGTATTTTGATACCAATGGGAAGGTTGAGTGCATCGCAAAACCCTTAAGTGCTAAAATAATCTTAGCACCACTCTTTTGTTGGACATAATCAAGAAGCTTAAGATTTTTCTCTAAAAGCTTCTCTTCACATAAATAATACGGAGTTTTCATCTTTTTTTTAAATTTTCTATATACGCTTTTTTAATTCTAAGTGCTACACTTATAAAATAGTCTTTGTCAAAACCTTGATTATCGACAAGTCTTGCCGCTTTTAAAACCGATTCTTTTGTTAAAATTTCTCTAGGATTAATAGCAGTTTTTATTACTGCTAAAGTATCTGCATAACTTTGAACTTTATTTGTTGTATATTCTTGTTCATAATCAAGTGCTTTTAATATTTCTACATATAAAGGTTCCAAGTTCCAATGCTCAAACAACATACCAGATACAAAATATGAGGATGTACCAAAGATAGAATCCTCATATGAGAGGGGATCTTTTGCTTTTTGATATTGTATTTTAAAATCTTGTATATAATCACCTTTGATAATATCTTCTGCCATAACTAATTTTCCTGACTCCATTATAAGTGCCAATGGAGCTAAAAACTGAGCTTGGCGGGTGTCTATTTTAGAATACCACTGTGTTACTAGGGAACTTTGTAATTGACAGATATCATTAAATATAGTCGGGGAAACTCCGAACATATCGGTATTTGCTTTCATTCTCTCGTTTATTGCATAATGTATAACCAACCCGTACACCATATCTGTTCCAAAAAGAGTAACAGCTTGTGCTACGGATGCGATTTGTCTTGAAAAGCCGTATAAAGGAGAATTTATCATTTTTAAAATATTTGCGGTAAGTACTGCATCCGATTCTATCAATTTAACCAGTTTAGAAATATTTACTTCTGCTGCACCATGTTCGTACAGCTTTTGAATCATAGTTGCCGCATTTGAAAGAGGCGGTAATGATTCGATTGTATTTACTAAACTGTTATAATTCATCTTAAACCTCTAATTCTTTAATCTGCCAAGGAAGTCCCTGAGTATTTAACTCGTCCATAAATATATCAGGATCAAACTCTTCCATATTAAATACACCTTTGCCGCTCCATTTATTTTCAAGCATAAGTTTTGCTCCAATCATCGCAGGAACTCCCGTAGTGTATGAAACCGCTTGAGAATTTGTCTCTTCGTAACATTTTTCATGGTCACTCACTTGATAGATATATATTTTTTTTCTGACACCGTCTTTTAAACCTTCTGCGACTATACCTATATTTGTTTTACCTTTTGTACGAGGACCAAGAGTAGAAGGATCTGGTAAAAGTGTTTTTAAAAACTCTATCGGTACTATTTTTTGCCCTTGATGCTCAACCGGTTCGATGCCAAGCATCCCTACGTTTTGCAGACAATTCATATGTGTTAGATAACTTTGACCGAAGGTCATAAAAAATCTTATACGCTTTAAACCTTTAATATGCTTAACTAAAGATTCCATCTCCTCATGATACAATAGATATGAATCTTTTGGACCTACTTCAGGATAATCCCAAACTTGCATAATTTCCATCGGTTTCGTTTCTATCCACTCTCCGTTTTCCCAGTAACGACCATTCGCTGAAACTTCACGAAGATTTATCTCAGGGTTAAAATTAGTTGCAAAAGGATACCCGTGATCACCTGCATTACAGTCTAAAATATCTATATACTCTATCGTATCAAAATAATGCTTTTGGGCATATGCACAAAACACGTTTGTAACACCCGGGTCAAATCCACTTCCAAGCAGACCCATAATTCCCGCTTCTTTAAACTTTTCATCTCTAGCCCACTGAAGTTTGTATTCAAACTTAGCCTCATCCGGATGTTCATAATTTGCAGTATCAAGATACGGAGTTTTAGTGGCTATACAGGCATCCATTATGCTTAAGTCTTGATAAGGCAATGCCACATTTACAACTATGTCAGCTTTTGTTTTTTCTATCAAAGCTACAAGTTCATCTACATTATCTGCATCTACCGCTGCAGTAACAATATCTGCATCCGGCAATTCACTTTTTATTTCATCACATCTGGCTTTTGTTCTTGAAGCGAGTATGATTTGACCAAATACATCTGCATTTTGTACACATTTGTGTACAACAACACGACTGACGCCTCCGGCACCTATAATCAAAGTTTTGTTCATTAAATTATTCTCCACCTATCTTCATTTCATAGTTATATTTTACCACACTAAACATAATATTATCTATCTAATCTTTTTTATCTTTTAGCTTTTGAATAATCTTTTGCAACTCATCGGCTTTTATATTATTTAAAATAGGTTTTTCAAACTCAACACTTATAACTCTTCTTTTAAGCATAGAATCGTGTTGGTTATTTTTATTTTTTGCAAATAAAGAACCAAACATCCCGTCTATAAAATACGGAACGATTAAACAATCGTCTCCGCCGTCTAATTTTTCGTAACCACTTTTAAATTTTGAAAGATTATTATCTATTGAAATTTCTCCTTCCGGATACAAAGCTACTATTTCAGAGTTTTTTAATCTGTTGGATGCTTCAATCATTGAATCTTTAAACGATTTAGATGATATAGGTATCACATTGCCTTTTTTAAGTACCGGTGTTAGGATTTTATAATTATATATATCTTTGTCCATCATAAAATTTATGCGCTTTTTTATAGGCATCTGAAGTATCAACCAATCCAACCAACTCACATGATTTCCAAGAAGCAATACAGCTTGGTTTTTAGGTATATTTTCCAATCCTTTATATTCAACCTTATATCTTATGCAAAATAAAAAAGTAAAGATTGCCCAAACTGCCATATAAGAGTATCTTTTATATACCAAGTATATAAGATAAATTCCGACAAAACCCATAATATAAAATAAAACCTCTGAATCCATTCCAAAATATGCAAATATTGTCGTTATAGATAAGAACGTAAACATAAAGATGTTCTGTATAAAATTGTTCCCTGCAAGTATAGTACCCAGATGCACAGATGGAGCCAAGTACTGTATTTGCGCATTTAAAGGAACTATAATAAAAGCCGTAAAAACACCAAAGAGTAAAAACAAAAAGGCGTTTATAGCCATAGATGCGGTATATGGAACGATAAAAACAACTATAGTAATTCCAAAAGCACCCAAGACAATGTAACCGAGATTTATAAAATATTTTGAATATATCGAAACTACAACCGAACCCAAAACTATTCCAAAACCTGCCAGTGCCATAACACCTTGAACAACAAGTGCATTCGTAACACCAAGCTGACTTTTAGCATATTCACCGAAAATAGCAAGTATGACCTGTGATATAGACCATAAAATACTCAGTGCCAAAATAGCTTCAAAAATCTCAGGTTTTCTTTTAGTGATTTTTAGGTTTTTTAAAAGATAGTCCCCTTTAATATACTTTTTAAAATCAAATTTTTTATAACTTAGTTTTAACATTTTATTTGGTAATTTTGATGCTAAAAACCACTCTATAATTGAGCCAAAAACCAAAAACCATCCAAGCGGTGCAATCTCTTTTAAAATATCTTCGTTCGTATGAAAATTATCTGCTACCATTGACTCGAAAAATGCAGAATAAAAAATAATCCCGCCAAGTATAGCTACAATAGTTACAGCCTGAACTGCACCGTTACCTTGTGTTATAAACTTTTCACCGACTAGCTCTTTTATATATCCATATTTTGCAGGAGAATATATTGCACTTTGAAGTGCCAATAAAAAGGTCATCAAAAAAGCAAATAAAAACCAACCTTGATAATATGAAAATGTAATAAAAAGTGTAATCACAACCGCAAAAGCAGCCGAGTGTTTCATTATAGTATGTTTGGCAAATCTGTCTGCTAAAAAACCTGAAGGAGAGAATACCAAGATAAAAGGTAGCAAAATCATAGCATTTATAATCGCAGTTAAAATTATTTGCTCACTAGAATCATATACTTTAAAAATAGTGTTTTGTATGATTATTTTATGACCTAAGTCCGTAAAAGCATTTAAAAAAACAACGATAAGATAGTTTAACACACCTGTAAGTGCAAACATCTTATTCATCTACTATTCCTCCACTAAAGTAGTACTCCAAAGTTCATAATAGCCATGTTCTTTACTTGCAAGTTCATTTAGTTCTTGTATGTTCTCATAAAGTGTTTTATAAAGCAGGTTATGAGTTTTAACAACAGCTACACCGTATTCACACTCATCACTGCTTATCTCATCTTTAAATTCAAAACCGATAGTTTTGACGTTTTCTACAAACCTTTGCATCTGAGTTTGGGTGTCAAACATAACATAGTGCTCAACTTCACGTTCTTTTATTATATCGTCACCCTCTTCTTTTAGCATAGCTACAATCTTTTGAGATTCAATCATAAAAAACTCTAACTCACTCGGTTGTAAATTTCCTTGGTAAAATTCCCATTTAGTATCTTTTACAACACCGCTCTCAAATTTAAAAGAGTTTTGTTGAAGATAAGAGTGAATCTCGTTTTGTATATTTTTAGAATTAAGCGAATAAAAATATAATTCGCTCCAGCCGTCTATCAAACGCATCCCTACATATTTTACAAACGGTTTTTTCTCTACTATTTCAATAATTTCACTCTTTATTTCATCACTAATCTCACTACCTATAAAAAGTGAAAATAACCAAGGGTAAGTTTGTACGTCTTCATTAATATCAAGTTCGACTTCTATATTAAAGTCTTCGTCAATATTTATATATTTTTCTATCATCTATTTATTTTCTTTTACTTTTTTTTTAATTAGGGCTATTTTTTCAGCCTCTTTTAGAGTCGGTTCAAGATTTCTATGGTAAAAAGACCAGTCTTCGTCTTTTACTACATGACTTTCATAATTATAGTCTGCATACTGAAGCACATCTCCACTGCGAACTTTAATATCCTGAGAAGTACTTGAATAAAAATAAAACTCTGTCCAACCGTCAACGGCACGAGAACCTACATAACCTGTTCTGTCTTCATCTTCTAAAGAGATAATAAGAGAACCTTTTAAACGCAGAAAATCCATATAGTGCTCAGAATCAGAACTAGAGCTATCTATGTGTAAAAAAACACTTAAAAGCCAAGAGTTATTTAAATAGCGTTTTATATCACTCTCGACTTCTATTTTAACTTTTTTATCATCTTCTATCCGTTCATAAAAGCTCAGCATAAGCACCCCGTTTTTATATAGTTATTGTTTCACTAACCTCAAGACCAAAACCACCTAAACCTACTATGTCTGTTTTAGCTGCGGAACTTAACAGATTCATCTTTGAAACACCGAGACTTTTAAGTATCTGTGCTCCTGTTCCAATCTCTTTCATATGAGCATTATCTTGGTGATTTGTTTTGTTTATAAATACTAATACACCGCTATTTTGCTTTAGATATTCAATAGAATTAACTAGATTTTTATATTTTGATTGATTGAGCAGTAACTCAATATCCGGTATAACATTATGAACACGAACATTTGCTATTTCACCCGCTTTGTAAAA
The genomic region above belongs to Sulfurimonas lithotrophica and contains:
- the gltB gene encoding glutamate synthase large subunit; its protein translation is MIEHHDLLRSFKDNCGFGLIANIKNKPSTKVLNDAVTALERMMHRGAVAADGKTGDGSGLLLSMPEEFLRKEAAKESIELPKQFAVASVFSKNVKELDILEEVCTNNDLKVVLRRNVPVDTKALGEQALASLPNIVQVFIIPNSIMATERFDALLYLSRKETEHKLENNRDFYIASMSSKVLSYKGLVMPTHIKEFYKDLQDETFKISFSLFHQRFSTNTLPEWRLAQPFRAVAHNGEINSVEGNRINVKIKSESIKSEVFTDEEIKRILPILQPKSSDSASADNFLEFLLVNGMDFFKAVRGVIPSAWQNAPHMDPELRAFYEYHSTVFEAWDGPAAFSVTDGRYIGCTLDRNGLRPSKYIITKDDTLLIASEYGVIDIDEENIKERGRLQSGEMLGLDLKYGKILKNDDINNYLKSSNPYMKWLNEHMIYLQEHVEEQYNTQCDFESKDIINRQRYFNITQEVIEQVVEPMMKDAKEAVGSMGDDTPLAAFSNKQRNFTDYFKQKFAQVTNPPIDPIREKVVMSLNTGFGEVHNILDEIPSHAHRLKAISPIITSEKLEVLKSFGDKKSPRYQSFYNNKTFSTAYKSDLKKSLESLVKDVIDSVKNDGVRIVILDDYEFCEEKAIIPMAMVVGRLNIALLEAGVRHLVSMIAVTGEVVDSHSAAVLLGYGASAVYPNLLFATVIQKLDESKVMDMDCHEALKSVHTALNGGLLKIMSKMGIATIASYRNSGLFDVMGLNEEIVKDCFEASNCALSGLGYDDIDNRIQKFHKEAFNENGFSKIFPLNIGGFYKFYHGSEHHDFGPLVIQAIHKCVKSGKTEDFEELKSLVNKRGLKFIRDFFDLKSDRKSISIDEVEPKEEIFKRFASAAMSLGSISPEAHETIAMAMNRIGGQSNSGEGGEDVERFDTDRNSKIKQVASGRFGVTPAYLRSAEEIQIKVAQGAKPGEGGQLPGHKVTALIGKLRHTVPGVTLISPPPHHDIYSIEDLAQLIFDMKQVNPNARVAVKLVSTIGVGTIAAGVAKAYADKIIISGGDGGTGAAPLTSIKFAGNPWELGLSEAHNALKANNLRGLVEVQTDGGLKTGLDVVKAALLGAESYAFGTGVLTIVGCKMLRICHVNKCSVGIATQNEKLREEFFKGHVDQVINFFTFLAEDVRSIMAELGFKTMQEMIGRSDILKVKDDEFAQKFDFSSVLHKEEGVDTHQQKFNPPFDDNKFEVDVLKEAMTAIQHPEHPIKIQREITNLNRSFGARISGEIAQYYGDEGLKPDTINIQLSGIAGQALGAFLINGISINLDGVANDYICKGMHGGKVIIRSKNEGEEFSAGGNTCLYGATGGKLYISGAVGERFAVRNSGALAVVEGTGDNACEYMTGGVVVILGRTGINFGAGMTGGVSFVYDEDHSFVENVNHELVEAVRIDTDEGDEARHYLKKLLKDYLVETGSKKAKELLDNFRVEVRNFWLIKPKNLTKLPLNVEKGD
- the recO gene encoding recombination protein RecO, with the protein product MQGFIINLNKVKDEDLIVTIISKNSLDTLYRFYGARHGVINLGFKIDYEKEGSAKSSIERLKDVIHIGYKWINNHEKLRLWQNFLRLFYKHLKDAHEIDDFYFNLLEDASQNWDKQSSKRVAVESYVKLLEYEGRLHTEMECFLCHNKIEGDISLIRAYLPTHKECTHTLQISQHGLKELYEHKSSLFLSNKEVDRLWHILLEGL
- the nspC gene encoding carboxynorspermidine decarboxylase; this translates as MKTPYYLCEEKLLEKNLKLLDYVQQKSGAKIILALKGFAMHSTFPLVSKYLKGCTSSGLHEAKLAYEEFKKYNEKAEVHTYSPAYSEDDIKEIAKISDHIVFNSPSQLFKYVRLVKDINKNVSLSIRINPEVSASPKDIYNPCGLYSRLGTTLENFNEDVLEHIDGLNFHALCEQDVDALEEVLEAFEKNFSKYFKGLKYINFGGGHHITKKGYDVEKLIRIIKTFREKYDVEVYLEPGEAVGWEVGYLVSTVLDTFNNGMDVAILDTSAEAHMPDTLAMPYRAEVRGAGIAGEKKYTYRFGGNTCLAGDIMGDYSFDEPLKVGDKVVFEDQIHYTFVKNTTFNGIKLPSLVLKKLDGTVELVKEFGYEDYRDRLS
- a CDS encoding HDOD domain-containing protein; translated protein: MNYNSLVNTIESLPPLSNAATMIQKLYEHGAAEVNISKLVKLIESDAVLTANILKMINSPLYGFSRQIASVAQAVTLFGTDMVYGLVIHYAINERMKANTDMFGVSPTIFNDICQLQSSLVTQWYSKIDTRQAQFLAPLALIMESGKLVMAEDIIKGDYIQDFKIQYQKAKDPLSYEDSIFGTSSYFVSGMLFEHWNLEPLYVEILKALDYEQEYTTNKVQSYADTLAVIKTAINPREILTKESVLKAARLVDNQGFDKDYFISVALRIKKAYIENLKKR
- a CDS encoding saccharopine dehydrogenase family protein produces the protein MNKTLIIGAGGVSRVVVHKCVQNADVFGQIILASRTKARCDEIKSELPDADIVTAAVDADNVDELVALIEKTKADIVVNVALPYQDLSIMDACIATKTPYLDTANYEHPDEAKFEYKLQWARDEKFKEAGIMGLLGSGFDPGVTNVFCAYAQKHYFDTIEYIDILDCNAGDHGYPFATNFNPEINLREVSANGRYWENGEWIETKPMEIMQVWDYPEVGPKDSYLLYHEEMESLVKHIKGLKRIRFFMTFGQSYLTHMNCLQNVGMLGIEPVEHQGQKIVPIEFLKTLLPDPSTLGPRTKGKTNIGIVAEGLKDGVRKKIYIYQVSDHEKCYEETNSQAVSYTTGVPAMIGAKLMLENKWSGKGVFNMEEFDPDIFMDELNTQGLPWQIKELEV
- a CDS encoding MFS transporter, translating into MNKMFALTGVLNYLIVVFLNAFTDLGHKIIIQNTIFKVYDSSEQIILTAIINAMILLPFILVFSPSGFLADRFAKHTIMKHSAAFAVVITLFITFSYYQGWFLFAFLMTFLLALQSAIYSPAKYGYIKELVGEKFITQGNGAVQAVTIVAILGGIIFYSAFFESMVADNFHTNEDILKEIAPLGWFLVFGSIIEWFLASKLPNKMLKLSYKKFDFKKYIKGDYLLKNLKITKRKPEIFEAILALSILWSISQVILAIFGEYAKSQLGVTNALVVQGVMALAGFGIVLGSVVVSIYSKYFINLGYIVLGAFGITIVVFIVPYTASMAINAFLFLLFGVFTAFIIVPLNAQIQYLAPSVHLGTILAGNNFIQNIFMFTFLSITTIFAYFGMDSEVLFYIMGFVGIYLIYLVYKRYSYMAVWAIFTFLFCIRYKVEYKGLENIPKNQAVLLLGNHVSWLDWLILQMPIKKRINFMMDKDIYNYKILTPVLKKGNVIPISSKSFKDSMIEASNRLKNSEIVALYPEGEISIDNNLSKFKSGYEKLDGGDDCLIVPYFIDGMFGSLFAKNKNNQHDSMLKRRVISVEFEKPILNNIKADELQKIIQKLKDKKD
- a CDS encoding DUF695 domain-containing protein, with translation MIEKYINIDEDFNIEVELDINEDVQTYPWLFSLFIGSEISDEIKSEIIEIVEKKPFVKYVGMRLIDGWSELYFYSLNSKNIQNEIHSYLQQNSFKFESGVVKDTKWEFYQGNLQPSELEFFMIESQKIVAMLKEEGDDIIKEREVEHYVMFDTQTQMQRFVENVKTIGFEFKDEISSDECEYGVAVVKTHNLLYKTLYENIQELNELASKEHGYYELWSTTLVEE
- a CDS encoding DUF695 domain-containing protein, translated to MLSFYERIEDDKKVKIEVESDIKRYLNNSWLLSVFLHIDSSSSDSEHYMDFLRLKGSLIISLEDEDRTGYVGSRAVDGWTEFYFYSSTSQDIKVRSGDVLQYADYNYESHVVKDEDWSFYHRNLEPTLKEAEKIALIKKKVKENK